Proteins encoded by one window of Lasioglossum baleicum chromosome 4, iyLasBale1, whole genome shotgun sequence:
- the LOC143208417 gene encoding sodium leak channel NALCN-like isoform X3 — MMLGRKQSLKGDTVLADYGPEESLNESTDIEWVNKRWIRRLMRFCALVSLISVCLNTPKTFEYYPPFQYVTFICDLIVTFLFTAEMIAKMYIRGILQKEKSYLNDHWCQFDGSMVVFLWLSVILQMFEMLGLVTKFSCVSILRAPRPLIMIRFLRVFLKFSMPKARINQIFKRSSQQIYNVTLFFLFFMSLYGLLGVQLFGELKNHCVLNTTHPKHITINSLAIPDTFCSTDPESGYQCPEGMTCMKLELSKYIMGFNGFDEFATSIFTVYQAASQEGWVFIMYRAIDSLPAWRAVLYFSTMIFFLAWLVKNVFIAVITETFNEIRVQFQQMWGVRGHISNSTASQTLIGDDNGWSLVTLDENKHGGLASPVCHAILRSPHFRMVVMCAILANGITTATMSFKHDEKPRHTYYDNYYYAEIAFTIFLDLETFFKIWCLGFRSYYKHSIHKFELLLAIGTTIHIIPFFYLTGFTYFQVLRVVRLIKASPMLEDFVYKIFGPGKKLGGLIIFTMWLLVISSSISMQLFCFLCDFTKFETFAEAFMSMFQILTQEAWVDVMDETMLRTHETMGPFVAVYFILYHLFVTLIVLSLFVAVILDNLELDEDIKKLKQLKFREQSAEIKETLPFRLRIFEKFPDSPQMTCLHKVPSDFNLPKVRESFMRQFVFEMENEENEGVKKVNETFDSKMIYRKQRPVKILNNPPKVRNVVTSLKKAAVTYIIKYDSNNQRLLLGDSAMIPVPGKGLLKPQGTVNSAKQLRIDQKKSIRRSVRSGSIKLKQTYEHLMENGDIGGINRVSSSRSRPHDLDIKLLQAKRQQAEMRRNQREEDLRENHPFFDTPLFVVPRESKFRKICQSLVYARYDTNVKDPLTGKERKVQYKSLHNFLGLVTYLDWVMIFATTMSCISMMFETPRYRVMEVPALQIAEYGFVIFMSIELALKILADGLFFTPKAYIKDVASVLDVFIYVVSLVFLCWMPKSVPPNSGAQLLMILRCVRPLRIFTLVPHMRKVVYELCRGFKEILLVSTLLILLMFIFASYGVQLYGGRLARCNDPTILKREDCVGVFMRRVFVTKMKLRPGQNESYPSILVPRVWANPRRFNFDHIGDALMALFEVLSFKGWLDVRDVLIKALGPVHAIYIHIYIFLGCMIGLTLFVGVVIANYSENKGTALLTVDQRRWCDLKKRLKIAQPLHLPPRPDGKIFRAFIYDITQNIYFKRFIAVMVLINSALLCVSWRIEEEHTEALATVSTILTLIFLVEVIMKNIAFTPRGYWQSRRNRYDLLVTVMGVIWIVIHCTMKNDLSYVIGFMVVILRFFTITGKHTTLKMLMLTVGVSVCKSFFIIFGMFLLVFFYALAGTIIFGTVKYGEGIGRRANFESPVTGVAMLFRIVTGEDWNKIMHDCMIQPPYCTPAANYWETDCGNFHASLIYFCTFYVIITYIVLNLLVAIIMENFSLFYSNEEDALLSYADIRNFQNTWNVVDNHQKGVIPVKRVKFILRLLKGRLETDPQKDRLLFKHMCYELEKLNNGEDVTFHDVINMLSYRSVDIRKALQLEELLAREEFEYIIEEEVAKQTIRNWLEGCLKKKRASGKQENDLVASLRANADQPIQQQEHPEEKGKEADKEEETETKDADGSKHRPKKPVVLPRSDSIGSGSRKKYLTPTSSDSASIRSEKDKNAPPKKRNNRPPQSTEPPRQQREVLNAKATAPKPSSVMIEVREWWKEQLAYSSESSEDEV; from the exons ATGATGCTGGGGCGCAAGCAGAGCCTCAAGGGGGACACCGTTCTGGCCGATTATGGGCCAGAGGAGTCCCTCAATGAGAGCACTGACATAGAATGGGTGAACAAG CGGTGGATTAGAAGATTGATGAGGTTCTGCGCCCTAGTATCATTAATTTCTGTTTGCTTGAATACTCCTAAGACTTTTGAATATTATCCGCCCTTTCAGTATGTTACCTTCATTTGCGACTTAATCGTTACGTTTTTATTTACCGCTGAAATGATCGCCAAGATGTACATTAGAGGTATACTACAG AAGGAAAAATCTTATTTGAATGACCATTGGTGCCAATTTGATGGGAGTATGGTTGTCTTCCTCTGGTTGTCCGTAATTTTACAGATGTTCGAAATGCTAGGGCTTGTTACAAAATTTAGTTGCGTTTCAATATTACGGGCACCAAGACCTTTAATTATGATACGCTTCCTGAGAGTCTTCCTTAAGTTCTCCATGCCGAAAGCTAGAATTAATCAGATATTCAA ACGTTCAAGCCAACAAATATATAATGTGACTCTTTTCTTCCTGTTCTTCATGTCCCTATACGGCCTGCTGGGTGTTCAGTTGTTTGGAGAATTGAAAAACCACTGCGTTCTCAACACAACCCATCCAAAGCACATAACTATAAATAGTCTAGCTATTCCAGATACGTTCTGCTCAACTGATCCTGAATCAGGATATCAGTGTCCAGAAGGGATGACCTGTATGAAACTCGAATTGTCAAAGTATATTATGGGTTTCAATGGTTTCGACGAATTTG cTACAAGTATTTTTACTGTTTATCAAGCTGCGTCACAAGAGGGTTGGGTTTTCATTATGTACCGTGCTATAGACAGCCTGCCAGCCTGGCGTGCAGTCCTTTACTTCAGTACAATGATATTTTTCTTAGCGTGGCTTGTGAAGAACGTTTTCATTGCTGTTATCACGGAGACTTTTAACGAAATACGCGTACAGTTTCAGCAAATGTGGGGAGTCAGAGGACATATCAGCAATAGTACTGCGTCACAA ACTTTAATTGGTGACGATAACGGCTGGAGTTTGGTAACTTTAGATGAAAACAAACACGGTGGTCTAGCATCTCCGGTATGCCATGCGATCCTGAGATCTCCTCACTTCCGGATGGTAGTAATGTGCGCCATTTTGGCGAACGGCATTACCACCGCGACAATGAGTTTCAAGCACGATGAGAAACCAAGGCACACGTACTACGACAATTATTATTACGCCGAGATTGCGTTTACGATATTCTTGGACCTCGAAACCTTTTTCAAAATATGGTGCCTCGGATTCCGCAGTTATTACAAGCATTCGATTCACAAATTCGAGCTGCTGCTGGCAATTGGTACAACCATACACATCATTCCGTTCTTCTATCTTACTGGATTCACATATTTTCAG GTTCTGAGAGTAGTTAGGCTGATCAAAGCATCGCCAATGTTAGAGGACTTCGTGTACAAAATATTTGGACCTGGAAAAAAGCTTGGTGGTCTCATTATTTTTACCATGTGGTTACTGGTTATATCGTCCAGCATCTCTATGCAATTGTTCTGTTTCCTCTGTGATTTTACCAAATTTGAAACCTTTGCTGAG GCATTTATGTCTATGTTCCAAATCCTCACGCAAGAAGCTTGGGTCGACGTTATGGATGAAACCATGCTGCGAACGCACGAGACAATGGGACCCTTTGTAGCTGTATACTTTATTTTATATCATCTTTTCGTCACACTG ATTGTGTTGAGTCTGTTCGTCGCAGTCATATTGGATAATCTCGAATTGGATGAGGATATTAAAAAACTAAAGCAACTGAAATTTCGCGAACAAAGCGCAGAGATAAAAGAAACTTTACCATTTAGGttgagaatttttgaaaaatttccagATAGTCCTCAAATGACATGCTTACATAAAGTACCATCAGATTTCAATCTCCCAAAG GTACGTGAGAGCTTCATGCGACAGTTCGTTTTCGAGATGGAAAATGAAGAGAACGAAGGTGTAAAGAAAGTAAATGAGACCTTCGACTCAAAAATGATATACAGGAAACAACGTCCAGTTAAGATTTTAAACAATCCGCCGAAAGTCCGAAACGTTGTTACTAGCCTCAAAAAAGCAGCCGTTACCTACATTATAAAGTA TGATTCCAACAATCAGAGGCTTCTATTAGGTGATTCTGCAATGATACCGGTACCAGGAAAAGGTCTTTTGAAGCCTCAAGGTACTGTAAACAGCGCCAAGCAACTACGCATCGACCAAAAAAA GTCGATTAGGAGAAGTGTTCGCAGCGGTTCCATCAAACTAAAGCAAACGTATGAGCACCTGATGGAGAATGGTGATATTGGAGGAATAAACAGAGTGAGTTCTTCCCGCAGTAGACCGCATGATTTGGACATTAAATTACTGCAAGCCAAGCGGCAGCAGGCTGAGATGCGCAG AAACCAACGCGAGGAGGATTTGCGCGAGAATCACCCGTTTTTCGATACACCGTTGTTCGTGGTGCCGCGAGAAAGCAAATTCCGTAAGATTTGTCAGTCGCTCGTTTACGCGAGATATGACACGAACGTGAAAGACCCGTTGACCGGCAAAGAGAGGAAAGTTCAATACAAGAGTCTGCA CAACTTCCTCGGCTTGGTCACGTACCTAGATTGGGTGATGATCTTTGCTACGACCATGTCCTGCATCTCCATGATGTTCGAAACGCCACGTTACCGCGTTATGGAGGTACCCGCGTTGCAAATCGCTGAGTATGGTTTCGTTATCTTCATGAGCATCGAGTTGGCGCTCAAGATCCTCGCGGACGGATTATTTTTCACGCCTAAGGCCTACATCAAAGATGTTGCCTCTGTTTTGGACGTTTTTATTTACGTC GTTAGTCTCGTGTTCCTTTGCTGGATGCCGAAAAGCGTTCCGCCCAATTCCGGCGCTCAACTTTTGATGATCTTGCGTTGCGTCAGACCGCTGAGAATATTCACACTTGTGCCGCACATGAGGAAGGTCGTGTACGAATTGTGTAGGGGGTTCAAAGAGATCTTATTG GTGTCTACTCTGTTAATCCTATTGATGTTCATATTTGCGAGTTACGGTGTACAGCTTTACGGTGGTAGATTAGCTCGTTGCAACGATCCAACCATTCTGAAACGGGAAGACTGTGTCGGCGTGTTTATGAGGAGGGTGTTTGTGACGAAAATGAAATTGCGACCGGGCCAAAACGAGAGCTATCCATCTATACTAGTGCCGCGCGTTTG GGCAAATCCTAGGCGATTTAATTTCGACCATATCGGGGATGCACTGATGGCGCTTTTCGAGGTGCTCTCGTTTAAAGGATGGCTCGACGTTAGAGACGTTCTTATCAAGGCTCTCGGTCCC GTCCACGCCATTTATATCCACATCTACATCTTTCTGGGGTGTATGATCGGTTTGACTTTGTTTGTTGGTGTTGTTATCGCCAATTATTCTGAAAACAAAGGGACCGCGTTACTCACTGTCGATCAAAGACGATG GTGCGATTTAAAAAAGCGACTGAAGATCGCCCAACCGTTGCATTTGCCACCCAGACCGGATGGGAAGATATTCAGAGCGTTTATCTATGACATCACTCAGAATATCTATTTCAAAAGATTCATTGCGGTCATGGTACTCATAAACAGTGCTCTTCTATGCGTTTCT TGGAGAATCGAGGAGGAACACACGGAAGCACTCGCTACGGTCTCCACGATTCTGACACTGATCTTCCTCGTGGAAGTGATCATGAAAAATATTGCTTTTACACCACGTGGCTATTGGCAGTCCAGAAGAAACAGATATGATTTGCTCGTGACAGTCATGGGTGTTATTTGGATCGTCATTCATTGCACAATGAAG AACGATCTGTCGTATGTAATCGGCTTTATGGTCGTGATCCTTAGGTTTTTCACCATCACTGGCAAACACACGACTCTCAAAATGTTGATGTTGACGGTCGGAGTGTCCGTGTGTAAAAGTTTCTTCATTATATTCGGCATGTTTCTTCTTGTTTTCTTTTACGCCTTAGCGGGCACCATCATATTTGGAACTGTGAAATACGGGGAAGGTATAGGAAG acgtgccaatttcgaatcaCCCGTGACTGGCGTTGCTATGCTCTTTCGCATTGTCACAGGAGAAGACTGGAACAAAATAATGCACGATTGCATGATACAACCACCATATTGCACACCAGCTGCTAATTATTGGGAAACTGATTGCGGCAATTTCCATGCTTCcttaatttatttttgtacaTTCTATGTAATCATTACTTACATTGTCTTGAATCTTCTAGTGG CTATTATCATGGAGAACTTTTCTCTATTTTACTCGAACGAAGAGGACGCCTTACTTTCGTACGCCGACATAAGAAatttccagaatacctggaacGTTGTCGATAATCATCAGAAGGGTGTCATACCAGTGAAACGG GTGAAGTTCATTTTACGGTTGTTGAAAGGCAGATTGGAGACCGATCCGCAGAAGGATCGGTTGCTCTTCAAGCATATGTGTTATGAATTGGAGAAACTGAACAATGGCGAAGACGTTACTTTCCACGATGTCATTAA TATGCTGTCATATCGGTCAGTTGATATTCGAAAAGCTCTTCAACTGGAAGAATTGCTGGCGAGAGAGGAGTTTGAGTACATCATTGAAGAGGAAGTTGCTAAGCAAACAATTAGAAATTGGCTGGAAGGTTGTTTGAAGAAGAAGCGAGCCAGTGGG AAACAAGAAAATGACCTTGTAGCTAGTCTTCGTGCAAACGCTGATCAACCTATACAGCAACAAGAACATCCAGAAGAAAAGGGAAAAGAAGCAGACAAAGAAGAGGAAACAGAAACAAAG GATGCGGATGGATCCAAACACAGACCAAAGAAGCCTGTAGTTCTTCCAAGGTCGGATAGTATAGGTAGTGGATCAAGAAAGAAGTATTTAACTCCAACGTCATCAGACTCGGCTTCGATCAGATCTGAAAAAGATAAAAATGCACCACCTAAAAAGAGGAACAATAGACCACCGC AGAGCACAGAACCGCCCCGACAACAGCGAGAAGTCTTGAATGCAAAGGCAACCGCGCCAAAACCTTCCAGCGTTATGATAGAGGTTCGCGAATGGTGGAAGGAGCAACTTGCATATAGCAGTGAGTCCAGCGAAGACGAAGTTTAA
- the LOC143208417 gene encoding sodium leak channel NALCN-like isoform X1 translates to MMLGRKQSLKGDTVLADYGPEESLNESTDIEWVNKRWIRRLMRFCALVSLISVCLNTPKTFEYYPPFQYVTFICDLIVTFLFTAEMIAKMYIRGILQKEKSYLNDHWCQFDGSMVVFLWLSVILQMFEMLGLVTKFSCVSILRAPRPLIMIRFLRVFLKFSMPKARINQIFKRSSQQIYNVTLFFLFFMSLYGLLGVQLFGELKNHCVLNTTHPKHITINSLAIPDTFCSTDPESGYQCPEGMTCMKLELSKYIMGFNGFDEFATSIFTVYQAASQEGWVFIMYRAIDSLPAWRAVLYFSTMIFFLAWLVKNVFIAVITETFNEIRVQFQQMWGVRGHISNSTASQTLIGDDNGWSLVTLDENKHGGLASPVCHAILRSPHFRMVVMCAILANGITTATMSFKHDEKPRHTYYDNYYYAEIAFTIFLDLETFFKIWCLGFRSYYKHSIHKFELLLAIGTTIHIIPFFYLTGFTYFQVLRVVRLIKASPMLEDFVYKIFGPGKKLGGLIIFTMWLLVISSSISMQLFCFLCDFTKFETFAEAFMSMFQILTQEAWVDVMDETMLRTHETMGPFVAVYFILYHLFVTLIVLSLFVAVILDNLELDEDIKKLKQLKFREQSAEIKETLPFRLRIFEKFPDSPQMTCLHKVPSDFNLPKVRESFMRQFVFEMENEENEGVKKVNETFDSKMIYRKQRPVKILNNPPKVRNVVTSLKKAAVTYIIKYDSNNQRLLLGDSAMIPVPGKGLLKPQGTVNSAKQLRIDQKKSIRRSVRSGSIKLKQTYEHLMENGDIGGINRVSSSRSRPHDLDIKLLQAKRQQAEMRRNQREEDLRENHPFFDTPLFVVPRESKFRKICQSLVYARYDTNVKDPLTGKERKVQYKSLHNFLGLVTYLDWVMIFATTMSCISMMFETPRYRVMEVPALQIAEYGFVIFMSIELALKILADGLFFTPKAYIKDVASVLDVFIYVVSLVFLCWMPKSVPPNSGAQLLMILRCVRPLRIFTLVPHMRKVVYELCRGFKEILLVSTLLILLMFIFASYGVQLYGGRLARCNDPTILKREDCVGVFMRRVFVTKMKLRPGQNESYPSILVPRVWANPRRFNFDHIGDALMALFEVLSFKGWLDVRDVLIKALGPVHAIYIHIYIFLGCMIGLTLFVGVVIANYSENKGTALLTVDQRRWCDLKKRLKIAQPLHLPPRPDGKIFRAFIYDITQNIYFKRFIAVMVLINSALLCVSWRIEEEHTEALATVSTILTLIFLVEVIMKNIAFTPRGYWQSRRNRYDLLVTVMGVIWIVIHCTMKNDLSYVIGFMVVILRFFTITGKHTTLKMLMLTVGVSVCKSFFIIFGMFLLVFFYALAGTIIFGTVKYGEGIGRRANFESPVTGVAMLFRIVTGEDWNKIMHDCMIQPPYCTPAANYWETDCGNFHASLIYFCTFYVIITYIVLNLLVAIIMENFSLFYSNEEDALLSYADIRNFQNTWNVVDNHQKGVIPVKRVKFILRLLKGRLETDPQKDRLLFKHMCYELEKLNNGEDVTFHDVINMLSYRSVDIRKALQLEELLAREEFEYIIEEEVAKQTIRNWLEGCLKKKRASGKQENDLVASLRANADQPIQQQEHPEEKGKEADKEEETETKDADGSKHRPKKPVVLPRSDSIGSGSRKKYLTPTSSDSASIRSEKDKNAPPKKRNNRPPPMAKNNLPHLTESTEPPRQQREVLNAKATAPKPSSVMIEVREWWKEQLAYSSESSEDEV, encoded by the exons ATGATGCTGGGGCGCAAGCAGAGCCTCAAGGGGGACACCGTTCTGGCCGATTATGGGCCAGAGGAGTCCCTCAATGAGAGCACTGACATAGAATGGGTGAACAAG CGGTGGATTAGAAGATTGATGAGGTTCTGCGCCCTAGTATCATTAATTTCTGTTTGCTTGAATACTCCTAAGACTTTTGAATATTATCCGCCCTTTCAGTATGTTACCTTCATTTGCGACTTAATCGTTACGTTTTTATTTACCGCTGAAATGATCGCCAAGATGTACATTAGAGGTATACTACAG AAGGAAAAATCTTATTTGAATGACCATTGGTGCCAATTTGATGGGAGTATGGTTGTCTTCCTCTGGTTGTCCGTAATTTTACAGATGTTCGAAATGCTAGGGCTTGTTACAAAATTTAGTTGCGTTTCAATATTACGGGCACCAAGACCTTTAATTATGATACGCTTCCTGAGAGTCTTCCTTAAGTTCTCCATGCCGAAAGCTAGAATTAATCAGATATTCAA ACGTTCAAGCCAACAAATATATAATGTGACTCTTTTCTTCCTGTTCTTCATGTCCCTATACGGCCTGCTGGGTGTTCAGTTGTTTGGAGAATTGAAAAACCACTGCGTTCTCAACACAACCCATCCAAAGCACATAACTATAAATAGTCTAGCTATTCCAGATACGTTCTGCTCAACTGATCCTGAATCAGGATATCAGTGTCCAGAAGGGATGACCTGTATGAAACTCGAATTGTCAAAGTATATTATGGGTTTCAATGGTTTCGACGAATTTG cTACAAGTATTTTTACTGTTTATCAAGCTGCGTCACAAGAGGGTTGGGTTTTCATTATGTACCGTGCTATAGACAGCCTGCCAGCCTGGCGTGCAGTCCTTTACTTCAGTACAATGATATTTTTCTTAGCGTGGCTTGTGAAGAACGTTTTCATTGCTGTTATCACGGAGACTTTTAACGAAATACGCGTACAGTTTCAGCAAATGTGGGGAGTCAGAGGACATATCAGCAATAGTACTGCGTCACAA ACTTTAATTGGTGACGATAACGGCTGGAGTTTGGTAACTTTAGATGAAAACAAACACGGTGGTCTAGCATCTCCGGTATGCCATGCGATCCTGAGATCTCCTCACTTCCGGATGGTAGTAATGTGCGCCATTTTGGCGAACGGCATTACCACCGCGACAATGAGTTTCAAGCACGATGAGAAACCAAGGCACACGTACTACGACAATTATTATTACGCCGAGATTGCGTTTACGATATTCTTGGACCTCGAAACCTTTTTCAAAATATGGTGCCTCGGATTCCGCAGTTATTACAAGCATTCGATTCACAAATTCGAGCTGCTGCTGGCAATTGGTACAACCATACACATCATTCCGTTCTTCTATCTTACTGGATTCACATATTTTCAG GTTCTGAGAGTAGTTAGGCTGATCAAAGCATCGCCAATGTTAGAGGACTTCGTGTACAAAATATTTGGACCTGGAAAAAAGCTTGGTGGTCTCATTATTTTTACCATGTGGTTACTGGTTATATCGTCCAGCATCTCTATGCAATTGTTCTGTTTCCTCTGTGATTTTACCAAATTTGAAACCTTTGCTGAG GCATTTATGTCTATGTTCCAAATCCTCACGCAAGAAGCTTGGGTCGACGTTATGGATGAAACCATGCTGCGAACGCACGAGACAATGGGACCCTTTGTAGCTGTATACTTTATTTTATATCATCTTTTCGTCACACTG ATTGTGTTGAGTCTGTTCGTCGCAGTCATATTGGATAATCTCGAATTGGATGAGGATATTAAAAAACTAAAGCAACTGAAATTTCGCGAACAAAGCGCAGAGATAAAAGAAACTTTACCATTTAGGttgagaatttttgaaaaatttccagATAGTCCTCAAATGACATGCTTACATAAAGTACCATCAGATTTCAATCTCCCAAAG GTACGTGAGAGCTTCATGCGACAGTTCGTTTTCGAGATGGAAAATGAAGAGAACGAAGGTGTAAAGAAAGTAAATGAGACCTTCGACTCAAAAATGATATACAGGAAACAACGTCCAGTTAAGATTTTAAACAATCCGCCGAAAGTCCGAAACGTTGTTACTAGCCTCAAAAAAGCAGCCGTTACCTACATTATAAAGTA TGATTCCAACAATCAGAGGCTTCTATTAGGTGATTCTGCAATGATACCGGTACCAGGAAAAGGTCTTTTGAAGCCTCAAGGTACTGTAAACAGCGCCAAGCAACTACGCATCGACCAAAAAAA GTCGATTAGGAGAAGTGTTCGCAGCGGTTCCATCAAACTAAAGCAAACGTATGAGCACCTGATGGAGAATGGTGATATTGGAGGAATAAACAGAGTGAGTTCTTCCCGCAGTAGACCGCATGATTTGGACATTAAATTACTGCAAGCCAAGCGGCAGCAGGCTGAGATGCGCAG AAACCAACGCGAGGAGGATTTGCGCGAGAATCACCCGTTTTTCGATACACCGTTGTTCGTGGTGCCGCGAGAAAGCAAATTCCGTAAGATTTGTCAGTCGCTCGTTTACGCGAGATATGACACGAACGTGAAAGACCCGTTGACCGGCAAAGAGAGGAAAGTTCAATACAAGAGTCTGCA CAACTTCCTCGGCTTGGTCACGTACCTAGATTGGGTGATGATCTTTGCTACGACCATGTCCTGCATCTCCATGATGTTCGAAACGCCACGTTACCGCGTTATGGAGGTACCCGCGTTGCAAATCGCTGAGTATGGTTTCGTTATCTTCATGAGCATCGAGTTGGCGCTCAAGATCCTCGCGGACGGATTATTTTTCACGCCTAAGGCCTACATCAAAGATGTTGCCTCTGTTTTGGACGTTTTTATTTACGTC GTTAGTCTCGTGTTCCTTTGCTGGATGCCGAAAAGCGTTCCGCCCAATTCCGGCGCTCAACTTTTGATGATCTTGCGTTGCGTCAGACCGCTGAGAATATTCACACTTGTGCCGCACATGAGGAAGGTCGTGTACGAATTGTGTAGGGGGTTCAAAGAGATCTTATTG GTGTCTACTCTGTTAATCCTATTGATGTTCATATTTGCGAGTTACGGTGTACAGCTTTACGGTGGTAGATTAGCTCGTTGCAACGATCCAACCATTCTGAAACGGGAAGACTGTGTCGGCGTGTTTATGAGGAGGGTGTTTGTGACGAAAATGAAATTGCGACCGGGCCAAAACGAGAGCTATCCATCTATACTAGTGCCGCGCGTTTG GGCAAATCCTAGGCGATTTAATTTCGACCATATCGGGGATGCACTGATGGCGCTTTTCGAGGTGCTCTCGTTTAAAGGATGGCTCGACGTTAGAGACGTTCTTATCAAGGCTCTCGGTCCC GTCCACGCCATTTATATCCACATCTACATCTTTCTGGGGTGTATGATCGGTTTGACTTTGTTTGTTGGTGTTGTTATCGCCAATTATTCTGAAAACAAAGGGACCGCGTTACTCACTGTCGATCAAAGACGATG GTGCGATTTAAAAAAGCGACTGAAGATCGCCCAACCGTTGCATTTGCCACCCAGACCGGATGGGAAGATATTCAGAGCGTTTATCTATGACATCACTCAGAATATCTATTTCAAAAGATTCATTGCGGTCATGGTACTCATAAACAGTGCTCTTCTATGCGTTTCT TGGAGAATCGAGGAGGAACACACGGAAGCACTCGCTACGGTCTCCACGATTCTGACACTGATCTTCCTCGTGGAAGTGATCATGAAAAATATTGCTTTTACACCACGTGGCTATTGGCAGTCCAGAAGAAACAGATATGATTTGCTCGTGACAGTCATGGGTGTTATTTGGATCGTCATTCATTGCACAATGAAG AACGATCTGTCGTATGTAATCGGCTTTATGGTCGTGATCCTTAGGTTTTTCACCATCACTGGCAAACACACGACTCTCAAAATGTTGATGTTGACGGTCGGAGTGTCCGTGTGTAAAAGTTTCTTCATTATATTCGGCATGTTTCTTCTTGTTTTCTTTTACGCCTTAGCGGGCACCATCATATTTGGAACTGTGAAATACGGGGAAGGTATAGGAAG acgtgccaatttcgaatcaCCCGTGACTGGCGTTGCTATGCTCTTTCGCATTGTCACAGGAGAAGACTGGAACAAAATAATGCACGATTGCATGATACAACCACCATATTGCACACCAGCTGCTAATTATTGGGAAACTGATTGCGGCAATTTCCATGCTTCcttaatttatttttgtacaTTCTATGTAATCATTACTTACATTGTCTTGAATCTTCTAGTGG CTATTATCATGGAGAACTTTTCTCTATTTTACTCGAACGAAGAGGACGCCTTACTTTCGTACGCCGACATAAGAAatttccagaatacctggaacGTTGTCGATAATCATCAGAAGGGTGTCATACCAGTGAAACGG GTGAAGTTCATTTTACGGTTGTTGAAAGGCAGATTGGAGACCGATCCGCAGAAGGATCGGTTGCTCTTCAAGCATATGTGTTATGAATTGGAGAAACTGAACAATGGCGAAGACGTTACTTTCCACGATGTCATTAA TATGCTGTCATATCGGTCAGTTGATATTCGAAAAGCTCTTCAACTGGAAGAATTGCTGGCGAGAGAGGAGTTTGAGTACATCATTGAAGAGGAAGTTGCTAAGCAAACAATTAGAAATTGGCTGGAAGGTTGTTTGAAGAAGAAGCGAGCCAGTGGG AAACAAGAAAATGACCTTGTAGCTAGTCTTCGTGCAAACGCTGATCAACCTATACAGCAACAAGAACATCCAGAAGAAAAGGGAAAAGAAGCAGACAAAGAAGAGGAAACAGAAACAAAG GATGCGGATGGATCCAAACACAGACCAAAGAAGCCTGTAGTTCTTCCAAGGTCGGATAGTATAGGTAGTGGATCAAGAAAGAAGTATTTAACTCCAACGTCATCAGACTCGGCTTCGATCAGATCTGAAAAAGATAAAAATGCACCACCTAAAAAGAGGAACAATAGACCACCGC CAATGGCGAAAAATAATCTGCCACATCTCACAGAGAGCACAGAACCGCCCCGACAACAGCGAGAAGTCTTGAATGCAAAGGCAACCGCGCCAAAACCTTCCAGCGTTATGATAGAGGTTCGCGAATGGTGGAAGGAGCAACTTGCATATAGCAGTGAGTCCAGCGAAGACGAAGTTTAA